The following proteins are co-located in the Enoplosus armatus isolate fEnoArm2 chromosome 8, fEnoArm2.hap1, whole genome shotgun sequence genome:
- the trappc6b gene encoding trafficking protein particle complex subunit 6b isoform X2, with product MADEAPFQFLHNEVIQYIYKSAENGETENGRNITKLENMGFRVGQGLIERLTKDTARFKDELDVMKFICKDFWTCVFKKQIDNLRTNHQYLSFTCGLVRGALSNLGVKSIVTAEVSVMPACKFQVMIQKM from the exons ATGGCAGACGAAGCTCCTTTCCAGTTTTTACATAACGAagtcatacagtatatttacaaaTCAGCTGAAAACGGAGAGACG GAGAATGGAAGAAATATCACCAAACTGGAGAATATGGGTTTCAGAGTCGGCCAAGGGTTAATAGAGAG aCTGACGAAAGACACGGCACGGTTCAAAGATGAGCTGGACGTCATGAAGTTCATCTGTAAAGACTTCTGGACCTGTGTGTTCAAGAAGCAAATAGACAACCTTCGAACCAACCACCAG taTCTGTCCTTCACCTGTGGTCTGGTGAGAGGAGCTCTGTCCAACCTGGGAGTCAAGAGTATTGTGACTGCTGAGGTGTCCGTCATGCCCGCGT GTAAATTCCAGGTCATGATCCAGAAGATGTAG
- the trappc6b gene encoding trafficking protein particle complex subunit 6b isoform X1 has product MADEAPFQFLHNEVIQYIYKSAENGETENGRNITKLENMGFRVGQGLIERLTKDTARFKDELDVMKFICKDFWTCVFKKQIDNLRTNHQGIYVLQDNKFRLLSQLSAGKQYLEQAPKYLSFTCGLVRGALSNLGVKSIVTAEVSVMPACKFQVMIQKM; this is encoded by the exons ATGGCAGACGAAGCTCCTTTCCAGTTTTTACATAACGAagtcatacagtatatttacaaaTCAGCTGAAAACGGAGAGACG GAGAATGGAAGAAATATCACCAAACTGGAGAATATGGGTTTCAGAGTCGGCCAAGGGTTAATAGAGAG aCTGACGAAAGACACGGCACGGTTCAAAGATGAGCTGGACGTCATGAAGTTCATCTGTAAAGACTTCTGGACCTGTGTGTTCAAGAAGCAAATAGACAACCTTCGAACCAACCACCAG GGCATCTATGTTCTCCAGGACAACAAGTTCCGGTTACTGAGTCAGCTGTCAGCTGGGAAACAGTATCTGGAACAAGCCCCAAAG taTCTGTCCTTCACCTGTGGTCTGGTGAGAGGAGCTCTGTCCAACCTGGGAGTCAAGAGTATTGTGACTGCTGAGGTGTCCGTCATGCCCGCGT GTAAATTCCAGGTCATGATCCAGAAGATGTAG